The Mucilaginibacter terrenus genome has a segment encoding these proteins:
- a CDS encoding glycoside hydrolase family 125 protein, with protein MKRRQFLSNTAIIGAGVLTSKFSFAAAPFPVVREAASKRNFTSKSVELAISEFSAKVKNPELAWLFNNCFPNTLDTTVTYKMNNGRPDTYVITGDIDAMWLRDSTAQVWPYITFINKDPELKQLVAGVINRQTTCILRDPYANAFYDDPNKTGEWKDDVTDMKPGLHERKWEIDSLCYPIRLAYRYWKLTGDNAPFDAKWKSAIQSTLKTFKEQQRKTNDGPYSFQRKTSWATDGVPMNGFGYPVKPVGLICSSFRPSDDATVYSFLVPSNFFAVSSLKQASEMVKTIHKDAALATQLWNLAAEVSAALQKHAIINHPEYGRIYAYEVNGFGSFNLMDDANVPSLLAMPYLGSVKNTDLVYLNTRKMLLSLNNPFFFKGKAGEGIGGPHAGKDMIWPISITVRALTSTSDAEIKECIELLRKTHAGTGFMHESFHKDDASKFTRKWFAWANTLFGELLWETYKTKPALLT; from the coding sequence ATGAAAAGAAGGCAGTTTTTAAGTAACACCGCCATTATAGGCGCAGGTGTTTTAACAAGTAAGTTTTCGTTTGCAGCAGCTCCGTTCCCTGTTGTAAGAGAAGCTGCGTCTAAACGCAACTTCACCAGCAAGTCGGTAGAACTGGCAATTTCCGAATTCTCCGCCAAGGTGAAAAATCCTGAACTGGCGTGGTTGTTTAACAACTGCTTTCCAAATACCCTGGATACCACCGTTACCTACAAAATGAACAATGGCCGCCCGGATACTTATGTTATCACCGGCGATATTGATGCGATGTGGTTGCGTGATAGCACCGCGCAGGTTTGGCCATACATAACTTTTATAAATAAAGATCCGGAATTAAAACAGTTGGTAGCCGGTGTAATCAACCGTCAAACAACCTGCATCCTGCGCGACCCATACGCGAACGCTTTTTACGACGACCCTAACAAAACAGGTGAGTGGAAGGACGATGTTACGGACATGAAACCAGGACTCCATGAGCGCAAATGGGAGATCGATTCACTGTGCTACCCTATTCGCCTGGCTTATCGCTACTGGAAGCTTACCGGAGATAACGCTCCTTTTGACGCTAAATGGAAGAGCGCTATCCAAAGCACATTAAAAACTTTTAAAGAACAGCAACGCAAAACCAACGATGGCCCTTACTCTTTCCAGCGGAAAACCTCATGGGCTACTGATGGTGTTCCGATGAATGGGTTTGGTTATCCTGTTAAACCGGTTGGCCTTATTTGCTCATCATTCCGCCCGAGCGATGATGCTACCGTATACTCTTTCCTGGTACCGTCAAACTTTTTTGCGGTTAGCAGCCTGAAGCAGGCATCTGAAATGGTAAAAACCATTCATAAAGATGCAGCCCTTGCTACACAATTATGGAACCTTGCTGCAGAAGTAAGTGCCGCGTTACAAAAACATGCCATTATAAACCACCCGGAATATGGCCGCATATACGCATACGAAGTAAACGGCTTTGGCAGCTTTAACCTTATGGATGATGCAAACGTACCCAGCTTGCTGGCAATGCCGTATCTCGGATCCGTAAAGAACACCGACCTGGTATATCTAAACACACGCAAAATGCTGTTGTCGCTAAATAATCCTTTCTTCTTTAAAGGCAAGGCCGGCGAAGGGATTGGTGGCCCGCACGCCGGGAAAGATATGATATGGCCGATAAGCATTACCGTACGTGCCTTAACCAGCACCAGCGATGCAGAGATTAAAGAATGTATAGAGTTGCTGCGTAAAACGCATGCTGGCACCGGCTTTATGCATGAGTCGTTCCATAAAGACGATGCGAGCAAATTTACCCGCAAGTGGTTTGCCTGGGCCAATACGCTGTTTGGCGAATTGCTGTGGGAAACCTACAAAACCAAACCGGCGCTTTTGACATAA
- a CDS encoding cupin domain-containing protein, producing the protein MPETEALYWIEHLNMQPHPEGGFYKEVFRSHQQVTRAGSTEVRQACTSIYYLLEGADFSGFHRIQSDEVWYFHKGVPLVVHVLTEDGRHLPMELSDLPSGNLSLVVPAGLWFAAEIPSKTAYTLVSCAVAPGFEFSEFEMADKATMLATYPNHGALLNQLCR; encoded by the coding sequence ATGCCCGAAACTGAAGCTTTATATTGGATAGAACACCTAAACATGCAACCTCATCCCGAAGGAGGCTTTTATAAAGAAGTATTTCGTTCCCATCAACAAGTTACCCGTGCTGGCTCAACAGAAGTAAGACAGGCGTGTACTTCTATTTACTATCTTTTAGAAGGTGCAGACTTTTCAGGCTTTCACCGTATCCAGTCCGATGAGGTCTGGTATTTCCACAAAGGTGTTCCCCTGGTAGTTCATGTGCTAACAGAAGATGGCCGGCACCTACCAATGGAACTATCCGATCTTCCGTCAGGCAACCTCTCGCTTGTTGTGCCCGCCGGGCTTTGGTTTGCCGCAGAAATACCATCAAAAACAGCTTATACATTAGTAAGCTGCGCCGTAGCGCCCGGGTTTGAATTTAGCGAATTTGAAATGGCTGATAAAGCAACCATGCTGGCAACTTATCCTAATCATGGGGCTTTACTAAACCAACTTTGCCGTTAG
- a CDS encoding fasciclin domain-containing protein, translating into MKRSIVMASALFVLSLTASQVFAQTTQDTTKKTTTTTTTTTTTTEGASDVVGALASNADYSTALSLVKAAKLDSVLKVGGPYTIFAPNNIAFSNLPAGKLDSLGKDPAKLATLLKGHVVTGKYSKADIIKALTAGKGKFTLTTLDGQPLTLSLAGSKLQLTNAAGSSAQVTLFDLIGANGVVNGLNGILMPKAK; encoded by the coding sequence ATGAAAAGATCCATTGTAATGGCGTCAGCCTTATTCGTTTTAAGTTTAACGGCAAGCCAGGTATTTGCACAAACCACACAAGACACCACCAAGAAAACCACTACCACTACTACTACAACCACCACCACTACAGAAGGTGCGAGTGACGTAGTTGGTGCGCTTGCAAGTAATGCTGATTACAGTACAGCGCTGTCGCTGGTAAAAGCCGCAAAACTAGACTCCGTACTTAAAGTAGGCGGTCCGTACACGATATTTGCACCTAATAATATCGCCTTTAGCAATTTGCCCGCAGGTAAGCTGGATAGTTTAGGTAAAGACCCTGCAAAACTTGCCACCCTGCTAAAGGGCCACGTGGTTACAGGCAAATACAGTAAAGCAGATATTATTAAAGCATTAACTGCCGGGAAGGGCAAATTCACGCTCACTACGTTAGACGGGCAGCCGCTCACCCTCTCACTTGCCGGCAGCAAACTGCAGCTTACCAACGCAGCTGGTAGTTCGGCCCAGGTAACCCTATTTGACCTTATAGGCGCCAACGGCGTGGTAAACGGCCTCAACGGTATATTGATGCCGAAAGCTAAATAA
- a CDS encoding phosphatase PAP2 family protein: protein MKRILFVLLSFISITVNAQVTDTLKRDTAKLDSSKLTALPDTVRHLESTWQSYIPPAVFVTYGALSFYVKPIRNLDFSIDRDAELDHPGKLYPVENFLQYAPIVLTYGLNFAGVQGKNTFIDRSILLGMSEGIFALTTFGLKSSSDRLRPNGSDRLSFPSGHAGSAFVAAEFMAQEFAEKSPWYGITAYTFASATAILRVYNHKHWFSDIVAGAGFGILSTKAAYFLYPLFRNKLFHDDKSKSTTLIMPQVGNGMVGLSFSARL, encoded by the coding sequence TTGAAAAGGATACTATTTGTACTATTAAGTTTTATTTCGATAACGGTAAACGCGCAGGTTACCGACACCCTCAAGAGAGATACAGCTAAACTCGATTCATCTAAGTTAACGGCACTGCCGGATACGGTGCGCCACCTGGAGAGCACCTGGCAATCGTACATTCCGCCGGCTGTGTTCGTAACCTACGGGGCGCTGTCTTTTTACGTGAAGCCAATACGTAACCTCGACTTTAGTATCGATCGTGATGCGGAGCTGGATCACCCGGGGAAATTGTACCCGGTAGAAAATTTCCTTCAGTATGCTCCTATAGTACTTACCTACGGGTTGAACTTTGCAGGTGTACAGGGTAAAAACACCTTTATAGACAGGTCTATATTATTAGGCATGTCCGAAGGGATATTTGCTTTGACAACCTTCGGCTTAAAAAGTTCTTCGGACCGTTTGAGACCTAACGGATCAGACAGGCTTTCATTCCCGTCCGGGCACGCGGGCAGCGCCTTTGTGGCAGCCGAGTTTATGGCCCAGGAATTTGCGGAGAAATCGCCATGGTATGGGATCACCGCTTATACGTTTGCCTCCGCTACGGCTATCCTGCGCGTATACAACCATAAACACTGGTTCAGCGACATTGTAGCCGGTGCCGGTTTTGGTATACTGTCCACAAAGGCAGCTTACTTCCTGTATCCGTTGTTCAGGAACAAGCTCTTTCATGACGATAAATCAAAAAGCACTACCCTTATCATGCCACAAGTTGGTAACGGCATGGTGGGCTTATCGTTCAGCGCTCGGTTATAG
- a CDS encoding alpha-L-rhamnosidase: MRKTFTLVLVVITTAFAHAQVKITSLLCENRANPIGLDNTAPRFTWELASDKRNVTQTAFQVRVSTHPNFSKAVWNSGKITSDSSVHVAYKGKPLMSHTKYYWQVRVWDNEKKASAWSTPAYWITALFNNNEWKAKWIGPGFKEDTLRASPIFRKTFNSNKKVSSAIAFITAHGLYEAQINGKRVGDAYLTPGWTTYNKRLQYQAYEVTNLLNEGNNVIGVTLGSGWYRGIIGFTNHLNIYGKDIALLMQLHITYTDGTTETVVSDESWKSSTGEITYAEIYNGETIDARKVKKGWTTGGYLDAAWSGVQVMDFGVSNLLATYNEPVRKHEIFKPVRVIKTKKNEHLVDFGQNLVGWVKIKLHGKKGQTVTISHAEVLDKDGDFYTENLRSAKAQDTYILSGQGVEVFEPHFTFHGFQYIKVEGYNAELNPDDFEAIALYSDMPATGTFTSSNALINQLQHNIQWGQKGNFLDVPTDCPQRDERLGWTGDAQVFSRTASFNMNVDNFFSKWLKDVAAEQDSKGSVPYVIPNVLGAGASGSAGWGEAATVVPWNMYIAYGDKRIVKDQYASMKAWVDYMKNQAKDDLWNTGSHFGDWLFYSLNDDTDGSSAVTDKYLIAQCFYAYSTQLLINAAQVLGKQDDYESYGKLLKRVKDAFVKEYITANGRMVSGTQTAYVLALNFDMLPEEMRPQAAKRLVDNVKAYDNHLTTGFLGTPYLCHVLSRFGYTNVAYRLLLQDTYPSWLYPVKMGATTIWERWDGIKPDKSFETPSMNSFNHYSYGAIGDWMYRVMVGLDTYNDGPGYRHIKIMPHPGGGFTSASASLQTYYGKVSSGWKIDSGMLSLDVEIPVNTTASVYIPAKDATGIIADGKPLQNAKQFQPTYGKENYIMVELGSGAYHFEAPIADRKLATN; this comes from the coding sequence ATGAGAAAAACGTTTACTCTTGTTCTTGTTGTTATTACTACAGCCTTCGCGCATGCGCAGGTGAAAATAACGTCCCTTTTGTGCGAAAACCGCGCTAATCCAATTGGACTTGATAATACTGCTCCCCGCTTCACCTGGGAGTTGGCGTCAGATAAAAGGAACGTTACGCAAACTGCCTTCCAGGTACGGGTAAGCACGCATCCAAATTTCAGCAAAGCCGTTTGGAACTCCGGCAAGATCACCTCCGATTCATCTGTGCATGTTGCCTACAAGGGCAAGCCGCTAATGTCTCACACCAAGTATTACTGGCAGGTGCGGGTTTGGGACAATGAAAAGAAAGCATCAGCCTGGAGCACTCCTGCATATTGGATAACCGCGCTGTTTAATAATAATGAATGGAAAGCGAAATGGATTGGTCCGGGTTTCAAAGAAGATACATTAAGGGCTTCGCCCATATTTAGAAAGACCTTTAACTCCAACAAAAAGGTAAGCTCGGCAATTGCCTTTATAACTGCACACGGGTTGTATGAAGCGCAAATTAATGGCAAACGGGTTGGGGATGCTTACCTAACCCCCGGCTGGACTACCTACAACAAAAGATTGCAGTACCAGGCTTATGAGGTAACTAATTTGCTGAACGAAGGGAACAATGTAATTGGCGTTACTTTGGGCAGCGGATGGTACAGGGGAATAATTGGCTTTACTAATCACCTGAACATCTACGGGAAAGACATCGCTTTGCTGATGCAGCTTCATATCACATACACTGATGGCACGACAGAAACGGTGGTAAGCGACGAAAGCTGGAAATCATCTACAGGTGAGATTACTTATGCAGAAATTTACAACGGTGAGACCATAGATGCGCGAAAAGTAAAGAAAGGCTGGACCACCGGCGGCTATCTTGATGCGGCCTGGAGCGGCGTGCAGGTGATGGACTTTGGTGTGAGCAACCTTTTAGCCACTTACAACGAGCCGGTAAGAAAACACGAGATATTTAAACCTGTACGGGTAATTAAAACCAAAAAGAACGAGCACCTGGTTGATTTCGGGCAGAACTTAGTTGGCTGGGTAAAGATCAAATTACATGGTAAAAAAGGGCAAACAGTAACCATTTCCCATGCCGAAGTGCTGGACAAAGATGGCGATTTCTACACCGAAAACCTGCGCTCGGCTAAGGCACAGGACACTTATATACTAAGTGGGCAGGGTGTAGAGGTATTCGAGCCGCATTTTACTTTTCATGGCTTTCAGTACATAAAGGTGGAAGGTTACAACGCCGAACTTAACCCTGACGATTTTGAGGCAATCGCTCTGTACTCTGATATGCCTGCAACAGGAACGTTCACATCATCAAACGCGCTCATAAACCAATTACAGCATAACATCCAGTGGGGGCAAAAAGGCAATTTCCTGGATGTGCCTACTGACTGCCCGCAACGGGACGAGCGCCTTGGCTGGACAGGTGATGCCCAGGTGTTTTCACGCACAGCATCGTTCAACATGAACGTGGACAACTTCTTTTCAAAATGGCTGAAGGATGTTGCCGCCGAGCAGGACAGCAAGGGCTCTGTGCCTTATGTAATTCCAAACGTACTGGGTGCCGGCGCTTCCGGCAGCGCGGGATGGGGAGAAGCTGCTACCGTGGTTCCCTGGAATATGTATATAGCCTACGGCGATAAACGTATCGTTAAAGATCAATACGCCAGTATGAAGGCCTGGGTTGATTACATGAAGAACCAGGCTAAAGATGACCTATGGAACACCGGCTCGCACTTTGGCGACTGGCTGTTCTACAGCCTGAATGACGATACCGATGGCTCTTCGGCAGTAACAGATAAATACCTGATAGCACAATGTTTTTACGCGTATTCCACGCAACTGCTTATTAACGCCGCACAGGTATTAGGCAAACAAGACGACTACGAAAGCTATGGCAAGCTATTAAAGCGCGTTAAAGACGCTTTTGTAAAAGAGTACATTACCGCCAATGGCCGTATGGTGTCGGGTACGCAAACAGCGTATGTGCTGGCACTGAATTTTGATATGCTGCCCGAAGAAATGCGCCCGCAGGCGGCTAAAAGACTGGTGGACAATGTAAAGGCTTACGACAACCACTTAACCACTGGCTTTTTAGGAACGCCATACTTATGCCACGTATTAAGCCGGTTTGGCTACACAAATGTAGCTTACCGCCTGCTGCTACAGGATACTTACCCTTCATGGCTTTACCCTGTTAAGATGGGCGCCACAACCATCTGGGAAAGGTGGGACGGCATTAAACCTGATAAAAGTTTTGAAACCCCGAGCATGAACTCTTTTAACCATTACTCCTACGGTGCAATTGGGGACTGGATGTACAGAGTGATGGTTGGACTGGACACGTATAACGATGGCCCTGGTTACCGGCATATCAAGATCATGCCTCATCCGGGCGGCGGCTTTACCAGCGCGAGCGCCAGTTTACAAACCTATTATGGCAAAGTAAGTTCCGGGTGGAAGATTGACTCGGGTATGCTGAGCCTTGATGTGGAAATACCGGTTAATACCACAGCCTCGGTGTATATACCTGCTAAAGATGCAACGGGTATCATAGCCGACGGCAAGCCGCTGCAAAATGCCAAGCAGTTTCAGCCAACCTACGGGAAGGAAAACTATATTATGGTAGAACTAGGATCAGGAGCGTACCATTTTGAAGCACCCATAGCTGACCGTAAGTTAGCAACGAATTAA